The stretch of DNA TCTTTTTTAAATTTTTTAACTTTTCATTAATTTGATTAACTTTCCATATAGTATTTAAAACATGAATCATAGCTTGAACTGATGATTCAATGATATCAGTTGCTAAACCTATTCCATGAAATTTTCTTTTTTTATATTTAACTAAAATATTAACTTGACCTAAAGCATCTTTACCTTTCCCTTTAGCTATTAATTTATATTTTTCTAAAATTATAGGTAAATGTGTAATTCTATTTAAGGCTTGATAAATAGCATCTACAGGACCATTTCTAGTTGTAGCAGATTCTATAAAGGTAGTATCTCCACATAATAGTTTCACTGAAGCAGTAGATAAACCATTTGAAATAGATTGAACACTAAAAAAAGATAGTGAAAAATATTCTGTTTCGTCCTTTTCTGTATTAATAAATGCTAATGCTTCTAAATCATAATCGAAAACTTGACCTTTTTTATCTGCTAATTTAAGAAACTTTAAATAAAGCTCATTAATATCATAATCTGTTTCCTGATAACCCATTTTATTCATATAATATTTAACAGCTGCTCTACCTGATCGAGATGTTAAATTTAATTTTATTTCTTTTGAACCTATACTGCTAGGTTTCATAATTTCATAATTTTTTCTGTTTTTTAATATACCATCTTGATGAATTCCTGATGAATGTGAAAAAGCATTGCTACCTACTATTGCTTTATTAGGAGATATAGGAACATTACAAATTTGACTGATTATCTTACTAGTATGATATATTTCTTTATGTTTAATACCAGTTGAAACACCTAGTATATCTTTTCTAACTTTGATTGCCATAATGACTTCTTCTAGCGCTGTATTTCCAGCTCGTTCTCCAATTCCATTAATTGTTCCCTCTATTTGTCTTGCACCTGCTTGTATGGCAGATATTGAATTTCCTACTGCCATTCCTAAATCGTTATGACAATGAACTGAAATAATAGATTGATCAATATTAGGTACACGTTCAAATAAATTTTTAATAATAGAGGATAATTCATTAGGTACTGTATATCCTACTGTATCTGGGATATTAATTGTTTTTACACCTGATTTTATTAATTTTTCAACAATTTTACATAAATCATCTATATCAGTTCTACTAGCATCTTCACAAGAAAATTCAACATCATCTGTATATTTAAGTGCTCTTTTAACTGAAGATATTGCCATATCTATAATTTCATTAAAATTTTTATTTAATTTCGATTTTATATGCAATTTTGAAGTAGCTAAAAAAATATGTATTCGAAATAAATTTGAAAATGACATAGCTTCTGCAGCTGTATCAATATCTTTATTTATACATCTTGCTAAACTACATATTTTAATATTTTTAATTATTTTAGATATTTCTTGAACTGACTTGAAATCTCCTGGTGATGAAATTGGAAATCCTACT from Buchnera aphidicola (Protaphis terricola) encodes:
- the leuA gene encoding 2-isopropylmalate synthase, with translation MNSKIIIFDTTLRDGEQALKSSLTVKQKLKIALSLENTGIDIIEVGFPISSPGDFKSVQEISKIIKNIKICSLARCINKDIDTAAEAMSFSNLFRIHIFLATSKLHIKSKLNKNFNEIIDMAISSVKRALKYTDDVEFSCEDASRTDIDDLCKIVEKLIKSGVKTINIPDTVGYTVPNELSSIIKNLFERVPNIDQSIISVHCHNDLGMAVGNSISAIQAGARQIEGTINGIGERAGNTALEEVIMAIKVRKDILGVSTGIKHKEIYHTSKIISQICNVPISPNKAIVGSNAFSHSSGIHQDGILKNRKNYEIMKPSSIGSKEIKLNLTSRSGRAAVKYYMNKMGYQETDYDINELYLKFLKLADKKGQVFDYDLEALAFINTEKDETEYFSLSFFSVQSISNGLSTASVKLLCGDTTFIESATTRNGPVDAIYQALNRITHLPIILEKYKLIAKGKGKDALGQVNILVKYKKRKFHGIGLATDIIESSVQAMIHVLNTIWKVNQINEKLKNLKKI